One Littorina saxatilis isolate snail1 linkage group LG14, US_GU_Lsax_2.0, whole genome shotgun sequence genomic region harbors:
- the LOC138947716 gene encoding uncharacterized protein: protein MRSEISDLKNLIAKKDHEILLLKDEVDNLEQYSRRNCIRIGPIPESDHENPDNFATAIVNSIGVDIGEAIDRSHRIGKPPSPTTPNPRPFIVKLTSYRCKAAIMKARKKLREVNVTKVNVTKVVPSAHWPVLTGAANRHSSGSRGNALAPKVCIIKDLTRTRAGVAAKARQLKRDKKITDTWTRDNVIFVKTGDAFHSHHPARAGSPRHLNLSQ, encoded by the coding sequence ATGAGATCAGAGATATCTGACTTGAAAAACCTAATCGCCAAGAAAGATCATGAGATTCTGCTCTTGAAGGATGAAGTTGACAATCTGGAACAGTATAGTCGACGAAACTGCATCCGCATAGGTCCAATCCCGGAGTCGGACCACGAAAATCCTGACAACTTCGCAACAGCAATTGTGAATAGTATTGGGGTCGACATTGGCGAAGCTATCGACAGGAGCCATCGTATCGGGAAGCCGCCAAGTCCTACAACCCCGAATCCTCGCCCCTTCATAGTAAAACTCACCTCTTACCGCTGCAAAGCAGCCATTATGAAGGCTAGGAAAAAGCTACGCGAAGTGAACGTGACCAAGGTGAACGTGACCAAGGTGGTCCCGAGTGCCCACTGGCCGGTGCTGACAGGAGCAGCGAACCGCCATTCGTCTGGATCTCGTGGCAACGCGCTGGCACCAAAAGTCTGCATCATCAAGGATCTCACCAGGACGCGGGCTGGCGTGGCTGCAAAGGCGAGGCAATTAAAGCGCGACAAAAAGATCACCGACACCTGGACCAGGGATAACGTGATCTTCGTCAAGACAGGCGACGCATTCCACAGTCACCACCCTGCGCGAGCTGGAAGTCCTAGACACCTAAATCTGTCTCAATAA